A stretch of DNA from Thermomicrobiales bacterium:
ATATCTGCTAGGGTTACCCGCGTAGCGCTGAACCGGACGTTCGACGGCGATCTAGAACTCGACGACATTCAACGGAAAGGGAGACAGCTCTTCATGAGGGAGAGACTGCCAATTCATCGCGCGCTGTTGGCCATCGCCGCCGCATTGCTGCTCATTGTCGGAGCGTTGAGCGCCACGGTTTCCGCACAGGGAGCGCCGGAAGCGGACACGATTGTCATCACCCACGTGCAAGGCGAGACGGAAGTACCACTGAACCCAGATGTCGTGTTGACGTTCGACCTCTCCAGCGCCGACACACTGGACAAGTTGGGCGTCAAGGTGGCAGGACTGCCGAAATCGAATCTCGGAGGGGAATTCGAGCGCTTCAACACCGATGAGTATCTCGATATCGGCACGCTATTCGAGCCGGACTACGAAGCAGTTGCGGCCGCGAAGCCGGATCTGATCATTGTCGCGAACCGCTCAGCCGAGGCGTTGCCGGAGCTAAGCAAGATCGCGCCGACCATCGACCTGACCGGCGAAGGCGTCGATTTCATGGGAGATCTGACCAACCAGACCATGACGCTTGCTTCGATCTTCGGAAAGCAAGCCGAAGCGGAAGCTGCGCTGGCCGATCTGAACGCGCAGATCGAAGCGCTACGCGAAAAAACCGCCGACGCCGGCACCGGTTTGGTCATTCTTACCGCAGGCGGCGAAGTCTCTGCGGTGTCGCCGGGCTGGACTCGCGGCGCATTCATCTACGACACGCTTGGATTCCAGCTTCCGGTGGAAGATGTCGAGGAAGCCACGCACGGCGAGCCGATCTCGTTCGAGTTCCTGCTGGAGCACAACCCGGACTGGCTCTTCGTCTTCGATCGGGACGCGGTCACCGGCGAAGAAGGCGCCTCGGCCGAGGAAGTGCTGGACAACGCGCTCATGCACGAGACGACCGCCTGGCAGAACGACCAGATCGTCTATCTCGATCCCTACAACTGGTACATCGTCATGACCGGTCTCGGAACGGTGCAGTCGATGATCGACGAAATCGACGCGGCGTTCGCGGAGTAACGCGCATTGCCGGCGGTTGAGTCTCCTCAGCCGCCGGCGCTGTTTCCACTGAATGGTCGAAACTCGTTTCTCGAAATCTCTCGGGTTCTTGCCGATCGCGGTGTTGCTGGTGGGCGTCCTGGCGCTCGTCAGTATCTCCATTGGCGTCTACAGCATGGATTGGCGTTCGATTCTCTCGGGAGATGGAGTCGATCACACGACCATGGTGCTAATCGAAAGCCGAGTTCCGCGCACCGTGGCGATCATTCTGGCCGGAGCGTCGCTGGCGATAGCCGGTTTGATCATGCAGTTGCTGGTGCGCAACCGGTTCGTGGAACCATCACTCGCGGGCACCACCGAATCGGCAACCCTCGGATTGTTGGCCGTTGCGATCCTGGCGCCGGGAATCCCAATCTTCGCCAAGATGGTGGTGGCGTCGTTCTTCGCGCTTGTTGGAACCTTTGTGTTTCTGGCGATTCTGCACCGGATTCCGCTTCGATCACCGTTGATGGTGCCGCTCATCGGCATCATGCTCGGCGGCGTGATCTCCTCCGTTACCACGTTCTTCGCCTACCGGCATGACCTTCTGCAGTCACTCTCTGCCTGGACCACAGGCGATTTTTCGAGCATGTTGCGCGGCCGATATGAACTTCTTTGGCTGGCTGGTGGGCTGGCGATTCTGGCATTCATCGCGTCGGACCGTTTCACCGTGGCCGGCATGGGTGAAGAGTTCACGACCAATTTGGGACTCAACTATCGTCTGGTGATGTTCATAGGCATGGCAATCGTGGCGTTGGTAACCGCCGTGGATGTCGTCACGGTTGGAGCCATCCCTTTTCTCGGGTTGATCGTGCCCAACCTGGTGCGCATGGTCATGGGTGATAACGCGCGGGTCTCGATTCCATGGATCGCGGTAAGCGGAGCAGCCTTTGTGCTCCTCTGCGACATCCTTGGACGATTGATCCGCTATCCGTTCAATTCCGATCGTAAGCGTCATGGTGGGGGTGATTGGAAGTTTCCTTTCCCCTGGTCTTGCTCCTCTGGAAATCACCCCCGTGTCAGCTAGCAACACGGCAGTCACACACACCGCAGCCGTTCAGACCGGAAGCGACCGTACTCCCTGATTCGTCTCTGCATCGTCGCGCTCTTGCTCCTGACGACGATCGCGCTCTTCATGACTGTGAAGCCAACGGCAATTGGGACATAATGCTCCATTTCGGGCTCGCAAGATCGCCGCGATGGGGCTCGTTGGCATCGCGATTGCGATCTCTACCGTTGCATTCCAAACAATCACGGAGAATCGCATTCTTACCCCGGCCATCATGGGATTCGACGCGCTCTACATGCTAATCCAAACGATGGTGGTCTTCTTTTTCGGTAGCAGCCGCTTGTTGACCCTCGATCCGCAACTGCAGTTCGGCATCGAAGTCACAATCATGGTCGTTTTCTGTACCGCCATTTTCTGGATCCTCTTTCTCAGAGCCCGATACAGCATCTATCTGATTGTGATGGTCGGCATCATCTTCGGAGCGCTCTTTCGCAGCTTGACCAATTTCGCGCAGCGCATGATCGAGCCAAGCGATTTTGCTGTGCTCCAGGATGCCGGTTTCGCCAGCTTCAATGCCATCGACCAGACGTTGCTCGTGATGGCTGCGGTGCTCGTGCTCGGCGCGTCGTTGATTCTCTGGCATCAATTGCCAGAGCTCGATCTCCTCATCCTGGGTCGCAACAGCGCGGTCAGCCTTGGGGTCGACTATCGCCGC
This window harbors:
- a CDS encoding siderophore ABC transporter substrate-binding protein, which encodes MRERLPIHRALLAIAAALLLIVGALSATVSAQGAPEADTIVITHVQGETEVPLNPDVVLTFDLSSADTLDKLGVKVAGLPKSNLGGEFERFNTDEYLDIGTLFEPDYEAVAAAKPDLIIVANRSAEALPELSKIAPTIDLTGEGVDFMGDLTNQTMTLASIFGKQAEAEAALADLNAQIEALREKTADAGTGLVILTAGGEVSAVSPGWTRGAFIYDTLGFQLPVEDVEEATHGEPISFEFLLEHNPDWLFVFDRDAVTGEEGASAEEVLDNALMHETTAWQNDQIVYLDPYNWYIVMTGLGTVQSMIDEIDAAFAE
- a CDS encoding iron chelate uptake ABC transporter family permease subunit, with translation MVETRFSKSLGFLPIAVLLVGVLALVSISIGVYSMDWRSILSGDGVDHTTMVLIESRVPRTVAIILAGASLAIAGLIMQLLVRNRFVEPSLAGTTESATLGLLAVAILAPGIPIFAKMVVASFFALVGTFVFLAILHRIPLRSPLMVPLIGIMLGGVISSVTTFFAYRHDLLQSLSAWTTGDFSSMLRGRYELLWLAGGLAILAFIASDRFTVAGMGEEFTTNLGLNYRLVMFIGMAIVALVTAVDVVTVGAIPFLGLIVPNLVRMVMGDNARVSIPWIAVSGAAFVLLCDILGRLIRYPFNSDRKRHGGGDWKFPFPWSCSSGNHPRVS
- a CDS encoding iron chelate uptake ABC transporter family permease subunit, whose translation is MGHNAPFRARKIAAMGLVGIAIAISTVAFQTITENRILTPAIMGFDALYMLIQTMVVFFFGSSRLLTLDPQLQFGIEVTIMVVFCTAIFWILFLRARYSIYLIVMVGIIFGALFRSLTNFAQRMIEPSDFAVLQDAGFASFNAIDQTLLVMAAVLVLGASLILWHQLPELDLLILGRNSAVSLGVDYRRSVAIVLVATIVLTAVSTALVGPVAFFGLLVANVAYLIAGSPWHRYTLPTAAMLGVMALVGGQAVLEHAFGLNSSLSVIIEFIGGIAFIYLILRRSAR